A DNA window from Haloactinospora alba contains the following coding sequences:
- a CDS encoding UvrD-helicase domain-containing protein, giving the protein MPQLAIDKDFLSRYAKLDKPVRKAVEDTLERFSDLHHAGQHLEKVTQARDPRVRTIRVTRDWRGVVLAPEEGDTYMLVSVLPHDEAYEYVRNRRFSVNTALGVLEVRDEGRMETMSQVLQPVAQAAQQRLFDGFRDRDLHALGIDEQTLTIVRLLVEEEHLDAIRPMMPASQHNVLVALASGMSVDEAWHEASRDLVDEEPPADIDPNDLGAAIRRTPDRAAVVDGPEELRDILEHPFDAWRTFLHPRQHRIAYRPSYGGPVMVTGGAGTGKTVTAVHRAAHLAGRYTPPDGTPILLTTFTTSLAEALRHQLGLLVRPPLDERVDVRNIDKVAVEVVRDATGGTVEVRSERELLWLWEEAARDTGLTGAFLFQEWEHVILAQDLGTERGYLQCQRRGRGSRLGQQQRRAVWQAVLRATRRMADEGLRTFPQVAQEAAAILEREGHRPYRHVLVDEAHDLHPAKWRLVRALAPEGPDDLFVTGDPHQRIYDHRVSLAALGINVRGRSHRLSVSYRSTQEILSWAVGVLGSAPVSGLDDLEDRLDDYSSLLRGRRPEVAAYETREAELDGLAARVAEWVEHGVEPDAVGVAARTRSAADSVRKRLAAAGVATTKLTGSGGVRVGTMHGMKGLEFRCVAVVGVDAGRVPLDHHLTPREEDPVAHGHDLQRERNLLFVACTRARDALAVSYSGEASPFLPG; this is encoded by the coding sequence GTGCCCCAGCTCGCCATCGACAAGGACTTCCTCAGCCGCTACGCGAAACTGGACAAACCCGTCCGGAAGGCGGTGGAGGACACGCTGGAGAGGTTCAGCGACCTCCACCACGCCGGCCAGCACCTGGAGAAGGTCACCCAGGCGCGCGACCCCCGGGTGCGCACCATCCGCGTCACCCGGGACTGGCGCGGGGTGGTGCTCGCCCCCGAGGAGGGCGACACCTACATGCTGGTGTCGGTGCTGCCGCACGACGAGGCCTACGAGTACGTCCGCAACCGCCGCTTCTCCGTCAACACCGCCCTGGGAGTGCTGGAGGTCCGGGACGAGGGGCGGATGGAGACCATGAGCCAGGTGCTGCAGCCGGTGGCGCAGGCCGCGCAGCAGCGGCTGTTCGACGGTTTCCGCGACCGGGACCTGCACGCCCTCGGCATCGACGAGCAGACGCTGACGATCGTGCGGCTGCTGGTGGAGGAGGAGCACCTGGACGCCATCCGGCCGATGATGCCGGCGTCCCAGCACAACGTGCTGGTGGCGCTCGCCTCCGGGATGAGCGTGGACGAGGCGTGGCACGAGGCCAGCCGGGACCTGGTCGACGAGGAACCGCCGGCCGACATCGACCCGAACGACCTGGGCGCGGCGATCCGCCGCACGCCCGACCGCGCCGCCGTCGTCGACGGCCCCGAGGAGCTGCGCGACATCCTGGAGCACCCGTTCGACGCGTGGCGGACCTTCCTGCACCCGCGCCAGCACCGCATCGCCTACCGCCCCTCCTACGGCGGACCGGTGATGGTCACCGGCGGCGCCGGAACCGGGAAGACCGTGACGGCGGTGCACCGGGCCGCGCACCTCGCCGGGCGCTACACCCCGCCGGACGGCACCCCCATCCTGCTCACCACGTTCACCACGAGCCTGGCCGAGGCGCTGCGGCACCAGCTCGGCCTGCTGGTGCGGCCGCCGCTGGACGAGCGGGTGGACGTGCGCAACATCGACAAGGTCGCCGTCGAGGTCGTGCGGGATGCGACCGGCGGCACGGTGGAGGTGCGGTCGGAACGCGAGCTGCTGTGGCTGTGGGAGGAGGCCGCGCGCGACACCGGCCTCACCGGGGCGTTCCTGTTCCAGGAGTGGGAGCACGTCATCCTCGCCCAGGACCTGGGGACCGAACGCGGCTACCTGCAGTGCCAACGGCGCGGGCGCGGCAGCAGGCTGGGGCAGCAGCAGCGGCGCGCCGTGTGGCAGGCGGTGCTGCGGGCCACCCGCCGCATGGCCGACGAGGGGTTGCGCACGTTCCCGCAGGTCGCCCAGGAGGCGGCCGCGATCCTGGAACGCGAGGGGCACCGCCCCTACCGGCACGTGCTCGTGGACGAGGCCCACGACCTGCACCCGGCCAAGTGGCGCCTGGTGCGCGCGCTCGCGCCGGAGGGCCCCGACGACCTGTTCGTCACCGGCGACCCGCACCAGCGGATCTACGACCACCGGGTGTCGCTGGCGGCGCTGGGGATCAACGTCCGCGGGCGCAGCCACCGGCTCAGCGTGAGCTACCGCAGCACCCAGGAGATCCTCTCCTGGGCGGTGGGGGTGCTCGGGTCGGCTCCGGTGTCCGGGCTGGACGACCTGGAGGACCGGCTGGACGACTACAGTTCGCTGCTGCGCGGACGCAGGCCCGAGGTGGCGGCGTACGAGACGCGCGAGGCCGAGCTGGACGGGCTCGCCGCGCGGGTCGCCGAGTGGGTGGAGCACGGTGTCGAGCCGGATGCCGTCGGGGTGGCGGCGCGCACCAGGAGTGCGGCGGACAGCGTGCGCAAACGGCTGGCCGCCGCCGGTGTGGCGACGACGAAGCTGACCGGCTCCGGCGGGGTCCGGGTCGGAACCATGCACGGGATGAAGGGACTGGAGTTCCGGTGCGTGGCGGTGGTGGGCGTGGACGCCGGCCGGGTGCCGCTGGACCACCACCTCACCCCGCGTGAGGAGGACCCGGTGGCGCACGGGCACGACCTGCAGCGGGAGCGCAACCTGTTGTTCGTGGCCTGCACCCGGGCGCGGGACGCGCTGGCGGTGTCCTACAGCGGCGAGGCCAGCCCGTTCCTGCCGGGCTGA
- a CDS encoding GmrSD restriction endonuclease domain-containing protein has translation MSKLSTILDYVDSGAMLLPEFQRGYVWNRDQVRSLMGSLYRNYPVGSLLVWDTEVDSSAARGNVGSGTGTRSLLLDGQQRITSLYGVMRGKAPAFFQGDPAAFTDLCFHVGSEEFKFYIASEMRDDPRWVDVSALFTDGLDATLDRLEDDLSRKEERRLTQLYNIRDRDLHVEPITGEEMTMDVVVDIFNRVNSGGTKLSKGDLALAKVCSDWPEARDTMRSYLNQWERAGMEFTLDWFLRCVTAVATGKAVFSSLEGISAERFASAMEAAANYIGKFLDTVGGRLGLDHDRVLMGRYAVPVVCRLLHLNGGDFTDARHRDRVLFWYVHAALRGRHTGSTETALARDYTVVEQGGIDGLTDELREWRGGTLQVRASDFEGHTKGSRFYPLLYLLTRVGSARDFHSGLPLHAQMLGRNSRLEVHHIFPKAQLRERYPHRLVNAIANFCFLTQDSNGRIGKRQPSVYFPEVEQRNPGVLESQWIPRDPGLWELETYEHFLAERTRMLARAANDFLDSLHDGSAAGSEARLEPVGTVPADHDAETWDVRVVQLDQLVAGLRELGYAEPERDREIAHPRTGAPIAVAEAYWPDGLQTGQGDPVVLELDPEEADLPELERAGIRCFTSADALREFARGDGAEPVEEPLPGGAAPQAEVLAAFHGALESACEQAARETSHHPGRLAAMLEERGALGTARTVLDTPQLSDDFVALAERDRLDLTVESVVLRNQEFTALFSTEQLERARQRLALLR, from the coding sequence ATGAGCAAGCTTTCCACGATCCTCGACTACGTCGACAGCGGCGCCATGCTGCTGCCGGAGTTCCAACGCGGCTACGTGTGGAACCGGGACCAGGTCCGCAGCCTGATGGGCTCCCTGTACCGGAATTACCCGGTGGGATCGCTGCTGGTGTGGGACACCGAGGTGGACTCCTCCGCGGCCCGGGGGAACGTCGGCAGCGGCACGGGGACGCGTTCGCTGCTGCTGGACGGCCAGCAGCGCATCACCTCGCTCTACGGCGTCATGCGCGGGAAGGCGCCCGCGTTCTTCCAGGGCGACCCCGCGGCGTTCACCGACCTCTGCTTCCACGTGGGAAGCGAGGAGTTCAAGTTCTACATAGCTTCCGAGATGCGCGACGATCCCCGCTGGGTCGACGTGTCCGCGCTGTTCACCGACGGGTTGGACGCGACGCTCGACCGGCTGGAGGACGACCTCTCCCGTAAGGAGGAGCGCCGCCTCACCCAGCTGTACAACATCCGCGACCGCGACCTGCACGTGGAGCCGATCACCGGTGAGGAGATGACGATGGACGTCGTCGTCGACATCTTCAACCGGGTCAACTCCGGCGGCACGAAGCTGTCCAAGGGCGACCTCGCCCTGGCGAAGGTGTGCTCGGACTGGCCGGAGGCGCGCGACACCATGCGCTCCTACCTCAACCAGTGGGAACGGGCCGGGATGGAGTTCACCCTGGACTGGTTCCTGCGGTGCGTCACCGCCGTGGCCACGGGCAAGGCCGTGTTCAGCTCCCTGGAGGGGATCAGCGCGGAGCGGTTCGCGAGCGCGATGGAGGCGGCCGCGAACTACATCGGGAAGTTCCTGGACACGGTCGGGGGTCGGCTCGGCCTGGACCACGACCGGGTGCTGATGGGGCGCTACGCGGTTCCGGTGGTGTGCCGGCTGCTGCACCTCAACGGCGGGGACTTCACCGACGCGCGCCACCGGGACCGGGTGCTGTTCTGGTACGTCCACGCGGCGCTGCGGGGCCGTCACACCGGTTCCACCGAGACCGCGCTGGCGCGGGACTACACCGTCGTGGAACAGGGCGGCATCGACGGGCTGACCGACGAGCTGCGGGAGTGGCGCGGCGGCACGCTGCAGGTGCGGGCCAGCGACTTCGAGGGCCACACGAAGGGGTCGCGGTTCTACCCGCTGCTGTACCTGCTGACCCGGGTGGGCTCTGCCCGGGACTTCCACTCCGGCCTGCCGCTGCACGCCCAGATGCTGGGGCGCAACAGCCGCTTGGAGGTGCACCACATCTTCCCGAAGGCCCAGCTGCGGGAGCGCTACCCCCACCGGCTGGTGAACGCGATCGCCAACTTCTGCTTCCTCACCCAGGACTCCAACGGCCGTATCGGCAAACGCCAGCCCAGCGTGTACTTCCCCGAGGTGGAGCAGCGCAACCCCGGCGTGCTGGAGTCGCAGTGGATCCCCCGCGACCCCGGCCTGTGGGAGCTGGAGACCTACGAGCACTTCCTGGCGGAGCGCACCAGGATGCTGGCCAGGGCCGCCAACGACTTCCTCGACAGCCTCCACGACGGTTCCGCGGCTGGTTCGGAGGCCCGGTTGGAACCGGTGGGTACGGTGCCGGCCGACCACGACGCGGAGACGTGGGACGTGCGCGTGGTCCAGCTCGACCAGCTCGTCGCCGGGCTGCGCGAGCTGGGATACGCCGAGCCCGAGCGGGACCGGGAGATCGCCCACCCCCGCACCGGCGCCCCGATCGCCGTCGCGGAGGCGTACTGGCCGGACGGGCTGCAGACCGGCCAGGGCGACCCGGTGGTGTTGGAGCTGGACCCGGAGGAGGCCGACCTTCCCGAGCTGGAACGGGCCGGTATCCGCTGTTTCACGTCGGCGGACGCGCTGCGGGAGTTCGCCCGCGGGGACGGTGCGGAACCGGTGGAGGAACCGTTGCCCGGTGGCGCGGCACCCCAGGCGGAGGTTCTGGCCGCGTTCCACGGAGCCCTGGAGTCCGCCTGCGAACAGGCCGCGCGGGAGACGAGCCACCACCCGGGGCGGTTGGCAGCGATGCTGGAGGAACGCGGAGCGTTGGGCACCGCCCGCACCGTGCTGGACACGCCCCAGCTGTCCGACGACTTCGTGGCGCTGGCGGAGCGCGACCGGCTGGACCTCACGGTGGAGTCGGTGGTGCTGCGGAACCAGGAGTTCACCGCGCTGTTCTCCACCGAGCAGCTCGAGCGCGCCCGGCAGCGCCTGGCACTGCTCCGGTGA
- a CDS encoding SdpI family protein, whose product MLLLPAQARLGGGGLAAVTLALGATAALTVLMAWAGATGRLAPNPFLGIRTSRTRASERAWYHVHRAAAPWCVVASVVLAAGTVAPLFLGNGMAQAAVFLGASALYLLVLCAGVVRAGRTVPPEDPGE is encoded by the coding sequence GTGTTGCTGCTTCCCGCGCAGGCGCGGCTCGGTGGCGGAGGGTTGGCGGCCGTCACCCTCGCGCTGGGTGCCACCGCCGCGCTCACCGTGCTCATGGCGTGGGCGGGGGCCACCGGTCGCCTCGCGCCCAACCCGTTCCTCGGGATCAGGACGAGCCGTACCAGGGCGAGCGAACGGGCGTGGTACCACGTGCACCGTGCGGCGGCTCCCTGGTGCGTGGTCGCCAGTGTGGTGCTGGCGGCGGGAACGGTGGCGCCGCTGTTCCTCGGGAACGGTATGGCGCAGGCCGCCGTGTTCCTCGGGGCGAGCGCGCTCTACCTCCTCGTGCTGTGCGCGGGCGTGGTTCGGGCAGGGCGCACCGTACCCCCGGAGGACCCCGGCGAGTGA
- a CDS encoding baeRF2 domain-containing protein, with amino-acid sequence MDLSFLLPAYDSSNLVASVYLNVSRDAEDADHAIRVRWDKARDDLAEQGADEETLRALDGAAGRDDGTPGPRGQVLFAAGGEVLFDILVSRPPQDYSARFGPLPNPVPYLERRGQHVPYVMAVVDSIGADLDSVDAQGARVDYRVEGDEHPTHKPREGGEHHKQMQRAVDEQVKQNAKRVVSEIRRLTVDGETELIVLAGETPVQREVHEQLPDGLRGKVVEAATDSRDAEADEEDTWINTELSRLLADRADQQVQDVADSYEQGRGNDDRAVEGLEPVVYALQRGQVETLLWAPGTSWAETRVWVGDTPEQLAPSEQELRDLGAERPVRERADAALVRAAVGTSADFVFVPEDKARMRDGLGALLRFSDPSLSG; translated from the coding sequence ATGGACCTTTCTTTTCTGCTGCCAGCCTACGACTCCTCCAACCTGGTGGCGTCGGTGTACCTCAACGTCTCCCGCGACGCGGAGGACGCCGACCACGCCATCCGGGTGCGGTGGGACAAAGCCCGGGACGACCTGGCCGAGCAGGGCGCGGACGAGGAGACCCTGCGCGCCCTGGACGGTGCCGCCGGACGCGACGACGGCACCCCCGGACCGCGCGGACAGGTGCTGTTCGCCGCCGGCGGTGAGGTGCTGTTCGACATCCTGGTGTCGCGGCCGCCGCAGGACTACAGCGCGCGGTTCGGGCCGTTGCCCAATCCCGTGCCCTACCTGGAGCGCCGCGGCCAGCACGTGCCCTACGTGATGGCGGTGGTGGACAGTATCGGCGCCGACCTCGACTCGGTGGACGCGCAGGGGGCCCGCGTCGACTACCGGGTGGAGGGCGACGAGCACCCGACACACAAGCCCCGCGAGGGCGGCGAGCACCACAAGCAGATGCAGCGGGCCGTGGACGAGCAGGTGAAGCAGAACGCGAAACGCGTCGTGTCCGAGATCCGGCGGCTCACGGTGGACGGCGAGACGGAGCTGATCGTGCTCGCGGGCGAGACCCCCGTCCAGCGGGAGGTGCACGAGCAGCTCCCGGACGGGTTGCGCGGCAAGGTCGTCGAGGCCGCGACGGACAGTCGCGACGCCGAGGCGGACGAGGAGGACACCTGGATCAACACGGAGCTCTCCCGGCTCCTCGCCGACCGCGCCGACCAGCAGGTGCAGGACGTCGCCGATTCCTACGAGCAGGGGCGCGGCAACGACGACCGCGCCGTCGAAGGGCTGGAACCGGTGGTGTACGCGCTGCAGCGCGGGCAGGTGGAGACGCTGCTGTGGGCGCCGGGAACCTCGTGGGCCGAGACCCGGGTGTGGGTCGGGGACACCCCGGAACAGCTCGCCCCCAGCGAGCAGGAGCTGCGCGATCTCGGTGCCGAGCGGCCGGTGCGGGAACGGGCCGACGCCGCGCTGGTCCGCGCCGCCGTGGGAACGTCGGCGGACTTCGTGTTCGTGCCCGAGGACAAGGCGCGCATGCGCGACGGCCTCGGCGCGCTGCTGCGGTTCTCCGACCCGTCCCTGTCCGGGTAG
- a CDS encoding DUF2267 domain-containing protein has protein sequence MHPGYTDSATENFLARVQEHNGLESRAEADQLSRATLSALAQCVSAGQMDDLTAGLPEDLHSAIEAGTRQAKSFDKRTFLDQISGGIGSVDMSEVERKTQGVLRTLREWAPEGQSSDTIAQLPPELARLFAPSGSQAGG, from the coding sequence ATGCATCCGGGATACACGGACAGCGCGACGGAGAACTTCCTCGCGCGCGTACAGGAGCACAACGGCCTGGAGAGTCGGGCCGAAGCCGACCAGCTTTCCCGCGCGACCCTGTCCGCCCTCGCCCAGTGCGTGAGCGCGGGGCAGATGGACGACCTCACGGCGGGACTCCCGGAGGACCTGCACTCCGCGATCGAGGCCGGAACAAGGCAGGCGAAATCGTTCGACAAACGCACGTTCCTCGACCAGATCAGCGGCGGCATCGGCTCGGTCGACATGTCCGAGGTCGAACGCAAGACCCAGGGCGTGCTGCGCACCCTGCGCGAGTGGGCCCCGGAGGGGCAGAGCAGTGACACCATCGCCCAACTGCCGCCGGAACTGGCCCGCTTGTTCGCCCCCTCCGGGAGCCAGGCCGGCGGCTGA
- a CDS encoding ISAs1 family transposase, with protein sequence MPSSALAASATPILPAEDSDPRDRRGRRHPLSCVILTGLCAVLAGARCLAAIGQWAANAPQHTLARLGARITDPALGTRQAPSPATIRRVLTALDPQTLTRLHTAEEIAVLVMDGKSLRGSATRTAAAAHLLQAMTPAGRTVAQVRVDDKASEMAAVADLLADVDITGCVISADALHTQLGTARWLVAGGAEYLLTVKANQPTLLSQAKALPWAQAPVLEAAREHAHGRVEVRTAKVLTAPRIAFPHARQVMRIHRWVRESCTGRVRRSYAYLVTSLPAESVTAAELASLVRGHWGIEARHHIRDVSLGEDASRVRTGNAPQNMALLRDVAIGVLAGLGFASIPAAYRWVSYECFTRPLDLLRLP encoded by the coding sequence ATGCCCTCGTCCGCCCTGGCCGCGTCCGCGACGCCGATCCTGCCCGCCGAGGACAGTGATCCCCGCGACCGGCGGGGACGCCGCCACCCGCTGAGCTGCGTGATCCTCACCGGTTTGTGCGCGGTGCTGGCCGGCGCCCGCTGCCTGGCCGCGATCGGCCAGTGGGCCGCCAACGCGCCCCAGCACACCCTCGCCCGGCTCGGCGCCCGCATCACCGACCCCGCCCTGGGCACCCGCCAGGCGCCCAGCCCCGCCACGATCCGCCGCGTCCTCACCGCCCTGGACCCGCAGACGCTCACCCGGCTCCACACCGCCGAGGAGATCGCGGTGCTGGTCATGGACGGCAAGAGCCTGCGCGGCTCGGCCACCCGCACCGCTGCGGCCGCCCATCTGCTCCAGGCGATGACCCCGGCCGGACGCACCGTCGCCCAGGTCCGCGTGGACGACAAGGCCAGTGAGATGGCCGCCGTGGCCGACCTGCTGGCCGACGTCGACATCACGGGGTGTGTGATCAGCGCCGATGCGCTGCACACCCAACTCGGCACTGCCCGCTGGCTCGTCGCAGGCGGGGCTGAGTACCTGCTGACAGTCAAGGCGAACCAGCCCACATTGCTTTCCCAGGCCAAAGCGCTGCCCTGGGCGCAGGCGCCGGTGCTGGAGGCCGCCCGTGAGCACGCCCACGGGCGAGTCGAGGTGCGCACCGCCAAGGTGCTGACCGCACCGCGCATCGCATTTCCCCACGCCCGTCAGGTGATGCGTATTCATCGATGGGTGCGCGAGTCCTGTACGGGCAGAGTCCGGCGCAGCTACGCCTACCTGGTCACGAGCCTGCCGGCCGAAAGCGTCACGGCCGCAGAACTGGCGAGCCTGGTGCGCGGGCACTGGGGCATCGAAGCCCGCCACCACATCCGCGATGTGAGCTTGGGCGAGGACGCCTCACGGGTGCGCACAGGCAACGCTCCGCAGAACATGGCGCTGCTGCGCGATGTGGCGATCGGGGTGCTGGCAGGGCTGGGGTTCGCGAGTATCCCCGCGGCCTACCGATGGGTGAGCTACGAGTGCTTCACCCGTCCCCTTGACCTTCTCAGGCTCCCCTGA
- a CDS encoding EI24 domain-containing protein, translating to MTPIRDTISGAGDLLRGAGIVLRRPKLFLLGMLPPLVTSFLFVAALVALLLSVSDLVTWLTPFAAGWDPAWSAMLRVALGIAVVAGAVFVMVVAFSGVTLALGAPLYDKIAEEVDDELGNAPQESDEGVVGSVLRSVRQSLVLVLISAVVAVALFAGGFVPVLGQTVIPVVSVLFGSWLLGAELVGAAFDRRGLLRLRDRQRHMRGRRMRVLGFAVPTYLMLAVPFLAIVVFPAASAGGTVLARNLVPQPQQQQPVPPQPPQQGAPPPPPPGHWR from the coding sequence ATTACCCCCATTCGCGACACCATCAGCGGTGCCGGCGACCTGTTGCGGGGCGCCGGTATCGTGCTGCGGCGGCCGAAACTGTTCCTGCTCGGGATGCTGCCGCCACTCGTCACGTCGTTCCTGTTCGTCGCGGCGCTGGTCGCGCTGCTGCTGTCCGTGTCCGACCTGGTCACATGGCTGACGCCCTTCGCCGCGGGGTGGGACCCCGCCTGGAGCGCCATGCTGCGCGTCGCGCTGGGCATCGCCGTCGTCGCCGGGGCGGTGTTCGTCATGGTGGTGGCGTTCTCCGGGGTGACCCTCGCCCTGGGCGCGCCGCTGTACGACAAGATCGCCGAGGAGGTGGACGACGAGCTGGGGAACGCTCCCCAGGAGTCCGACGAGGGCGTCGTCGGTTCGGTGCTGCGTTCCGTGCGGCAGTCCCTGGTTCTCGTCCTGATCTCGGCCGTGGTGGCGGTGGCGCTGTTCGCCGGCGGCTTCGTTCCCGTCCTCGGGCAGACCGTGATCCCGGTCGTCTCCGTGCTGTTCGGGAGCTGGCTGCTGGGCGCGGAACTCGTCGGTGCCGCCTTCGACCGTCGGGGCCTGCTGCGGCTGCGCGACCGTCAGCGGCACATGAGAGGCCGCAGGATGCGGGTTCTGGGGTTCGCCGTGCCCACCTACCTGATGCTGGCGGTGCCGTTCCTGGCGATCGTCGTGTTCCCGGCGGCCTCGGCCGGAGGAACCGTGCTGGCCCGGAACCTGGTGCCGCAGCCGCAACAGCAGCAACCCGTGCCGCCCCAACCACCCCAGCAGGGGGCTCCGCCACCGCCCCCGCCGGGCCACTGGCGTTAG
- a CDS encoding D-alanine--D-alanine ligase family protein has protein sequence MAEQRKTRVAVVFGGSSSEHEISCVTAGSVMSAIDTDRYEVVPIGITRDGNWVLTSDDPRRLAITDGELPAVEHTGEELALPFDSTSGLLVVEPGAVPRRMGQVDVVLPLLHGPFGEDGTIQGLFEMMGARYAGAGVFASAAAMDKVFMKALLAEQGIPTGGYVAVTNRRWQRERKRVLEDIADLATTVFVKPARAGSSVGITRVPDAADTDAVARAVEEARAHDPKVIVEAAIPGREVECGVLESRDGGPPDVSMPAEIHVADGFDFYDFDAKYLSTSSLTIPADLPAEVTETLRRTAGKAFDAVDCEGLARVDFFYGDDGGVYVNEVNTMPGFTPSSAFPQMWANAGLEYPELIDRLISTALNRKPGLR, from the coding sequence ATGGCCGAGCAGCGAAAGACCCGGGTCGCCGTCGTCTTCGGCGGCTCCAGCTCCGAGCACGAGATCTCGTGCGTCACGGCGGGCAGCGTGATGTCCGCGATCGACACCGACCGCTACGAGGTCGTCCCCATCGGCATCACCCGGGACGGCAACTGGGTGCTGACCTCGGACGACCCGCGGCGTCTGGCGATCACGGACGGAGAGCTCCCCGCGGTGGAGCACACCGGCGAGGAGCTCGCGCTGCCGTTCGACTCCACCAGTGGGCTGCTGGTGGTCGAACCGGGCGCGGTGCCGCGCCGGATGGGCCAGGTCGACGTGGTGCTCCCGCTGCTGCACGGCCCCTTCGGTGAGGACGGCACCATCCAGGGCCTGTTCGAGATGATGGGCGCGCGCTACGCCGGCGCGGGCGTGTTCGCCAGCGCGGCCGCCATGGACAAGGTCTTCATGAAGGCCCTGCTGGCCGAGCAGGGCATCCCCACCGGCGGCTACGTCGCGGTCACCAACCGCCGGTGGCAGCGGGAACGCAAACGTGTCCTGGAGGACATCGCCGACCTCGCCACCACCGTGTTCGTGAAACCCGCCCGCGCCGGCAGCAGCGTCGGCATCACCAGGGTCCCGGACGCCGCCGACACGGACGCCGTCGCCCGGGCGGTGGAGGAGGCGCGGGCACACGATCCCAAGGTCATCGTGGAGGCCGCGATCCCCGGCCGGGAGGTGGAGTGCGGCGTGCTGGAGTCGCGGGACGGCGGCCCGCCGGACGTGTCCATGCCCGCCGAGATCCACGTCGCCGACGGGTTCGACTTCTACGACTTCGACGCCAAGTACCTCTCCACGAGCAGCCTCACCATCCCCGCGGACCTGCCCGCCGAGGTGACCGAGACACTGCGCCGCACGGCCGGTAAGGCGTTCGACGCGGTGGACTGCGAGGGGCTGGCCCGCGTGGACTTCTTCTACGGCGACGACGGCGGTGTGTACGTCAACGAGGTCAACACCATGCCCGGGTTCACCCCGAGCTCGGCCTTCCCGCAGATGTGGGCGAACGCCGGCCTGGAGTACCCGGAGCTGATCGACCGGCTGATCAGCACCGCCCTGAACCGTAAGCCGGGGCTGCGCTAG
- a CDS encoding NAD(P)H-dependent glycerol-3-phosphate dehydrogenase has translation MTKVAVLGSGSWGTAFANVLADAQVADVRLYGRRADVVDAVNQRHENPDYFPGVELNPNLTATSDPVAALEGARFVVLAVPSQSLRDNLTAWRAHIPEGAAVVSLMKGIELGTMRRMSDVISQTLDIAPERVVCVSGPNLAGEIAERQPATAVVACPHEPTAVELQHLCKSSYFRPYTSTDLVGVELGGAVKNVIALAVGVAVGMGFGDNAKASLITRGLAETVRLAVALGASEHTLAGLAGMGDLVATCSSPRSRNRTVGEKLGSGMTPDEVLAATRQTAEGVKSSEAILALARANGVDMPITEAVVGMMRNEFTPAQALMAFMSRSAKPERYGL, from the coding sequence ATGACGAAGGTCGCGGTCCTCGGCAGCGGCTCGTGGGGGACGGCGTTCGCGAACGTGCTCGCCGACGCTCAGGTCGCCGACGTGCGCCTGTACGGCCGGCGCGCCGACGTCGTCGACGCCGTGAACCAGCGCCACGAGAACCCGGACTATTTTCCCGGGGTGGAACTGAACCCGAACCTCACCGCGACGTCCGACCCGGTCGCCGCCCTGGAGGGGGCGCGGTTCGTGGTGCTGGCGGTGCCGTCCCAGTCGCTGCGGGACAACCTCACGGCGTGGCGGGCGCACATCCCCGAGGGCGCGGCCGTGGTCAGCCTGATGAAAGGCATCGAGCTCGGCACCATGCGCCGGATGAGTGACGTCATCTCCCAGACGCTGGACATCGCCCCGGAGCGGGTCGTGTGCGTCTCCGGACCCAACCTGGCCGGGGAGATCGCCGAACGCCAACCCGCGACCGCCGTGGTGGCCTGCCCGCACGAACCGACCGCGGTGGAACTGCAGCATCTGTGCAAGTCCTCCTACTTCCGCCCCTACACCAGTACCGACCTGGTCGGGGTGGAGCTCGGCGGCGCGGTGAAGAACGTCATCGCGCTCGCGGTCGGCGTCGCGGTCGGCATGGGCTTCGGCGACAACGCGAAGGCCTCCCTGATCACCCGCGGGCTCGCGGAGACCGTCCGGCTGGCGGTGGCGCTGGGAGCGAGCGAACACACCCTGGCGGGACTGGCCGGCATGGGCGACCTGGTGGCCACGTGCAGCTCGCCCCGTTCCCGCAACCGCACCGTCGGGGAGAAGCTCGGCTCGGGGATGACCCCCGACGAGGTCCTCGCGGCGACCCGGCAGACGGCCGAGGGGGTCAAGTCCTCCGAGGCGATCCTCGCGCTGGCCCGCGCCAACGGTGTGGACATGCCGATCACGGAGGCGGTGGTGGGCATGATGCGCAACGAGTTCACCCCCGCGCAGGCGCTGATGGCGTTCATGTCCCGCAGCGCCAAACCCGAACGCTACGGTCTCTGA